A single Macrobrachium nipponense isolate FS-2020 chromosome 5, ASM1510439v2, whole genome shotgun sequence DNA region contains:
- the LOC135215506 gene encoding uncharacterized protein LOC135215506 isoform X1, giving the protein MGGFRMLLGLTLLATGLAAEVRSKRSEGKKVITVDSPECEVSEKVLYCDYKGSKEVRTSSAEELLYIGPLQNSQIQTVFLNDIKELYLDECVSVDISATRIKKISIEPSENFNCSNFALSVKYSSISEVPRVVSQLYIEGCNVDILKPRMPLSKLLVISSGVQQLEVAVPLAKGTVGIIHSSEIVHFKRYTTDSGSTLTIKDTKIDNLSPDAFEMRDGKIIVENSTLTGAACQIKGSFTMTPVVKATTTTIKSDIPGQSCEQRDNTYYYLFCVLLFLFVVSWVAFVAYLFHNKILMFFAVISTPDQPKEGPVENEHLPLVTLPLRNTERTESDNERYDTVAACQFKTNDKITTRIEMLSSQFDKDKERHAQDVKGYESSENRRKISENDADICKIKDCMRDHSNHMEKLDETERNFEDLICGIILGTWNGNRNELKSGIESETGLEKEGPVSEDPSDQGPLDKVYIKGLANDSGNSSDPKIGGTGLCAGRSTKSVISCETMRKELDEAVDQCLSQVDDRLSYLRCGQPDDSLSPKLKKSWKKKKDKKKVEEMFKHTQAKIKDDILNLQVSTFKILVRFQEHRIEKMKNNTKQFTI; this is encoded by the exons ATG GGGGGTTTCCGGATGCTCCTTGGATTGACGCTCCTTGCAACAGGGTTGGCAGCGGAAGTCAGGTCGAAACGGTCAGAGGGAAAGAAGGTCATAACGGTGGACTCCCCGGAATGTGAAGTCAGTGAGAAGGTGCTCTACTGCGACTACAAGGGCTCGAAGGAGGTGAGAACTTCTTCCGCGGAG GAACTACTCTACATCGGGCCTCTCCAAAACTCTCAAATTCAAACGGTGTTCTTGAACGACATAAAAGAGCTTTATCTCGACGAATGCGTTTCTGTCGACATATCGGCGACAAGAATCAAGAAAATATCAATAGAGCCATCCGAGAATTTCAACTGCTCGAATTTCGCTCTGTCAGTAAAATATTCAAGCATCAGTGAGGTCCCAAGAGTCGTCAGTCAACTGTACATTGAAGGTTGCAATGTTGACATACTGAAACCAAGGATGCCATTGTCTAAACTCCTCGTGATTTCTTCCGGAGTGCAACAACTAGAGGTAGCAGTGCCCTTGGCCAAAGGAACGGTGGGTATTATACACTCTTCTGAAATTGTCCATTTTAAACGTTACACGACGGATTCCGGGTCCACTCTTACAATCAAAGACACTAAAATCGACAACTTATCTCCTGACGCCTTTGAAATGAGAGACGGGAAAATAATCGTGGAAAATTCGACCTTAACCGGAGCTGCCTGTCAGATCAAAGGGTCGTTTACAATGACACCTGTTGTTAAAGCTACAACGACGACCATCAAGTCCGATATACCGGGTCAAAGTTGTGAGCAGAGAGATAACACATATTATTATCTGTTTTGCGTTCTTCTCTTTTTATTCGTGGTCTCATGGGTTGCATTTGTTGCGTATCTCTTTCATAATAAGATCCTGATGTTctttgcagtcatatcaaccCCAGACCAACCAAAGGAAGGACCAGTTGAAAATGAACATCTTCCTCTTGTAACGTTGCCCCTACGAAATACTGAAAGAACGGAAAGCGATAATGAAAGATACGACACAGTAGCTGCATGTCAATTCAAAACGAACGACAAAATTACAACTAGAATTGAAATGCTTAGCTCACAGTTTGATAAGGATAAAGAACGTCATGCACAAGATGTCAAAGGTTATGAAAGCTCCGAAAATCgccgaaaaatctccgaaaatgATGCAGATATTTGCAAAATTAAGGATTGCATGAGAGACCATTCCAATCACATGGAAAAACTTGATGAAACTGAGCGTAATTTTGAAGATTTGATCTGTGGTATCATTCTGGGAACGTGGAATGGAAACAGAAACGAATTAAAAAGTGGAATAGAAAGTGAAACTGGTTTAGAAAAGGAAGGTCCCGTTTCTGAGGACCCTAGTGATCAAGGTCCTTtagataaagtatatataaagggCCTTGCTAATGATAGTGGGAATTCGTCTGACCCTAAAATAGGGGGAACTGGGCTCTGTGCCGGGAGGTCGACAAAGAGTGTCATATCCTGCGAAACAATGAGAAAGGAATTGGATGAAGCAGTCGATCAGTGTCTCTCTCAAGTCGATGACAGACTTTCCTATCTACGATGCGGACAGCCAGATGATAGCTTGTCGCCCAAACTGAAGAAATcttggaagaaaaagaaagataaaaagaaagtagAAGAAATGTTCAAACATACTCAAGCTAAGATCAAAGATGACATTTTAAATCTCCAAGTATCTACTTTTAAAATTCTGGTAAGGTTTCAGGAACATCGCatcgaaaaaatgaaaaacaatacaaaGCAATTTACAATTTGA
- the LOC135215506 gene encoding uncharacterized protein LOC135215506 isoform X2, translating to MLLGLTLLATGLAAEVRSKRSEGKKVITVDSPECEVSEKVLYCDYKGSKEVRTSSAEELLYIGPLQNSQIQTVFLNDIKELYLDECVSVDISATRIKKISIEPSENFNCSNFALSVKYSSISEVPRVVSQLYIEGCNVDILKPRMPLSKLLVISSGVQQLEVAVPLAKGTVGIIHSSEIVHFKRYTTDSGSTLTIKDTKIDNLSPDAFEMRDGKIIVENSTLTGAACQIKGSFTMTPVVKATTTTIKSDIPGQSCEQRDNTYYYLFCVLLFLFVVSWVAFVAYLFHNKILMFFAVISTPDQPKEGPVENEHLPLVTLPLRNTERTESDNERYDTVAACQFKTNDKITTRIEMLSSQFDKDKERHAQDVKGYESSENRRKISENDADICKIKDCMRDHSNHMEKLDETERNFEDLICGIILGTWNGNRNELKSGIESETGLEKEGPVSEDPSDQGPLDKVYIKGLANDSGNSSDPKIGGTGLCAGRSTKSVISCETMRKELDEAVDQCLSQVDDRLSYLRCGQPDDSLSPKLKKSWKKKKDKKKVEEMFKHTQAKIKDDILNLQVSTFKILVRFQEHRIEKMKNNTKQFTI from the exons ATGCTCCTTGGATTGACGCTCCTTGCAACAGGGTTGGCAGCGGAAGTCAGGTCGAAACGGTCAGAGGGAAAGAAGGTCATAACGGTGGACTCCCCGGAATGTGAAGTCAGTGAGAAGGTGCTCTACTGCGACTACAAGGGCTCGAAGGAGGTGAGAACTTCTTCCGCGGAG GAACTACTCTACATCGGGCCTCTCCAAAACTCTCAAATTCAAACGGTGTTCTTGAACGACATAAAAGAGCTTTATCTCGACGAATGCGTTTCTGTCGACATATCGGCGACAAGAATCAAGAAAATATCAATAGAGCCATCCGAGAATTTCAACTGCTCGAATTTCGCTCTGTCAGTAAAATATTCAAGCATCAGTGAGGTCCCAAGAGTCGTCAGTCAACTGTACATTGAAGGTTGCAATGTTGACATACTGAAACCAAGGATGCCATTGTCTAAACTCCTCGTGATTTCTTCCGGAGTGCAACAACTAGAGGTAGCAGTGCCCTTGGCCAAAGGAACGGTGGGTATTATACACTCTTCTGAAATTGTCCATTTTAAACGTTACACGACGGATTCCGGGTCCACTCTTACAATCAAAGACACTAAAATCGACAACTTATCTCCTGACGCCTTTGAAATGAGAGACGGGAAAATAATCGTGGAAAATTCGACCTTAACCGGAGCTGCCTGTCAGATCAAAGGGTCGTTTACAATGACACCTGTTGTTAAAGCTACAACGACGACCATCAAGTCCGATATACCGGGTCAAAGTTGTGAGCAGAGAGATAACACATATTATTATCTGTTTTGCGTTCTTCTCTTTTTATTCGTGGTCTCATGGGTTGCATTTGTTGCGTATCTCTTTCATAATAAGATCCTGATGTTctttgcagtcatatcaaccCCAGACCAACCAAAGGAAGGACCAGTTGAAAATGAACATCTTCCTCTTGTAACGTTGCCCCTACGAAATACTGAAAGAACGGAAAGCGATAATGAAAGATACGACACAGTAGCTGCATGTCAATTCAAAACGAACGACAAAATTACAACTAGAATTGAAATGCTTAGCTCACAGTTTGATAAGGATAAAGAACGTCATGCACAAGATGTCAAAGGTTATGAAAGCTCCGAAAATCgccgaaaaatctccgaaaatgATGCAGATATTTGCAAAATTAAGGATTGCATGAGAGACCATTCCAATCACATGGAAAAACTTGATGAAACTGAGCGTAATTTTGAAGATTTGATCTGTGGTATCATTCTGGGAACGTGGAATGGAAACAGAAACGAATTAAAAAGTGGAATAGAAAGTGAAACTGGTTTAGAAAAGGAAGGTCCCGTTTCTGAGGACCCTAGTGATCAAGGTCCTTtagataaagtatatataaagggCCTTGCTAATGATAGTGGGAATTCGTCTGACCCTAAAATAGGGGGAACTGGGCTCTGTGCCGGGAGGTCGACAAAGAGTGTCATATCCTGCGAAACAATGAGAAAGGAATTGGATGAAGCAGTCGATCAGTGTCTCTCTCAAGTCGATGACAGACTTTCCTATCTACGATGCGGACAGCCAGATGATAGCTTGTCGCCCAAACTGAAGAAATcttggaagaaaaagaaagataaaaagaaagtagAAGAAATGTTCAAACATACTCAAGCTAAGATCAAAGATGACATTTTAAATCTCCAAGTATCTACTTTTAAAATTCTGGTAAGGTTTCAGGAACATCGCatcgaaaaaatgaaaaacaatacaaaGCAATTTACAATTTGA
- the LOC135215505 gene encoding transient receptor potential channel pyrexia-like, translated as MKPVKEIENGSFQADEEKEAIELKPTMKKGDATRQESVPLLFTAINAGNFEGVRLHLDQTTEHINSISYGGLTPLHAACHMQQLDILNLLIKRGAKVEALDSLGNSALHVAVREDWYEGVKALLERGASPRQVSDPPPYVSGQLKETPLHSAVRTGNLATINLMLKYNPDLSIRDRNNQTVFHLAAAVRNVPVLKQLLMDGESSKVLEATAEKSSSLYHAALPSSAKVDHEFQILKVIQLIYKCVSSDLSTANFLGETPLFLACRLGFPNVVKFFLANGADPTQVTREGENVLHAACTSGCSTTLQYLLDTSKVYHLIQETDGNGNRPFHLAIESASLECCKILLCNGEHLTCVDNNGVTNCSIVLEKLPSAMQLFKELFDANVKLSRKSQHDPDFSITFDYSVLCSEKDEMQSSIACELAGTRLEPLIKHPLLESFLCIKWSRIRNLFYFNVIQYFLYLMIHTVFVLLTYGKMELRWSAHHEWYLAFKYIHVALIISISIPAIIMTIANFKKMMMQWETYTRMIAMTTSAYVIFITTERRVKPVTTAAAAEELPVEGTRALASIAILFVWVELMMLLGRFPALGTYILMFTKVSKSLIKFIFSFLSLILGFSMSFHILFQKMPVFDTYSLSFAKTVMMMTGEIAYSEFVNEKGMPFDIFCLIVMSLFVFLVTVIMSNLLIGLAVNDIPHLKRLGKIKRLVKQASYLVAYEKVLTFAYKWNFFPSSLRELLSSRSSIQSVITVSPNKEDKKDMQSYSIKDETIREAISLGSNITSDDYQPNLEEDVGKQFKSFQLRYTNDRRSQKTKFEELSIVCSDLKKEVLRIQAKIDSQMTQVSNQLERNLQQNQEILEQLLLNRPVVETQGD; from the exons GCAATCAACGCCGGTAATTTCGAGGGCGTGAGGCTCCACTTGGACCAAACAACGGAACACATCAACAGTATTTCTTACGGTGGGCTGACTCCTCTTCATGCAGCCTGCCACATGCAACAGCTCGACATTTTGAATTTGCTTATCAAACGTGGTGCTAAG GTAGAAGCCTTAGACAGCCTTGGCAACTCAGCCTTGCACGTTGCAGTGAGGGAAGATTGGTACGAAGGCGTGAAAGCTCTGCTGGAGCGAGGAGCATCTCCCAGACAGGTGAGCGATCCTCCACCCTACGTGAGCGGTCAGCTGAAGGAGACCCCACTTCACTCAGCAGTAAGGACTGGAAACTTGGCGACAATCAATCTCATGCTTAAGTATAATCCAGATCTGAGCATCAGAGATCGCAACAATCAGACTGTCTTCCATCTGGCTGCTGCCGTGAGAAACGTTCCAGTTCTGAAACAATTGTTGATGGATGGCGAGAGTTCAAAAGTATTAGAGGCAACGGCAGAAAAATCGAGTAGCTTGTACCATGCTGCTTTGCCATCAAGTGCCAAAGTAGATCATGAATTTCAGATTCTAAAAGTGATACAGTTAATTTATAAATGTGTCAGTAGCGATCTCAGCACCGCTAATTTTCTTGGAGAAACTCCACTTTTCCTAGCCTGTCGGCTTGGTTTTCCCAATGTGGTTAAATTTTTTCTCGCCAATGGAGCTGACCCAACACAAGTAACTCGAGAGGGAGAAAATGTATTGCATGCTGCATGTACCAGCGGTTGCTCAACAACGCTCCAATATTTGCTGGATACAAGCAAAGTTTACCACTTGATTCAAGAAACCGACGGCAATGGAAATAGGCCTTTTCATTTAGCTATAGAAAGCGCATCTTTAGAATGTTGTAAAATACTTCTCTGCAATGGTGAACACCTCACTTGTGTTGATAACAATGGTGTTACAAACTGTTCCATCGTTTTAGAAAAACTTCCCTCTGCCATGCAGCTCTTCAAAGAACTCTTTGATGCAAATGTGAAGCTATCAAGGAAATCGCAACATGATCCAGATTTCAGTATCACGTTCGATTATTCAGTGCTTTGTTCAGAGAAAGATGAAATGCAAAGTTCCATTGCTTGTGAACTTGCTGGTACTCGTCTGGAGCCTTTAATCAAACATCCTCTTTTAGAAAGCTTCTTGTGTATTAAATGGAGTCGAATTCGTAATCTCTTTTACTTCAACGTGATACAATATTTCCTTTACCTAATGATACACACAGTCTTCGTCCTTTTAACTTATGGTAAGATGGAACTGCGCTGGTCAGCTCACCATGAATGGTACTTGGCATTCAAATACATTCACGTAGCCCTCATCATTTCCATATCCATTCCCGCTATCATTATGACTATTGCCAATTTCAAGAAAATGATGATGCAGTGGGAAACATACACAAGAATGATAGCAATGACGACTTCAGCTTACGTGATATTCATAACCACAGAACGACGTGTAAAACCTGTCactacagcagcagcagctgaagAATTGCCAGTCGAAGGAACAAGAGCTCTTGCAAGCATAGCCATCCTCTTTGTTTGGGTCGAACTCATGATGCTTCTAGGCCGGTTCCCAGCCCTTGGTACTTACATCCTCATGTTCACCAAAGTGTCTAAGTCACTGATTAAATTCATCTTTTCCTTTTTGAGCTTAATTCTTGGGTTTTCTATGAGCTTCCACATCCTGTTCCAGAAGATGCCGGTGTTCGATACTTATTCACTCAGCTTTGCTAAGACAGTCATGATGATGACTGGAGAAATTGCTTATAGTGAATTTGTCAATGAGAAAGGAATGCCCTTCGATATATTTTGCCTCATAGTTATGAGCCTTTTTGTATTCTTAGTGACTGTAATCATGTCAAATCTTCTCATCGGTTTGGCAGTCAATGACATCCCACATCTTAAGAGACTGGGAAAGATTAAGCGGTTGGTGAAACAAGCATCTTATCTTGTGGCTTATGAGAAGGTTCTTACTTTTGCATACAAATGGAACTTTTTCCCAAGCAGTCTGAGAGAACTTTTGTCTTCAAGATCCTCGATCCAGTCAGTCATAACAGTCTCGCCCAATAAAGAGGACAAGAAAGACATGCAAAGTTATTCCATTAAAGATGAAACGATCAGGGAAGCTATCTCCTTGGGCAGCAACATCACATCTGACGACTACCAGCCTAACTTGGAGGAGGATGTTGGCAAACAGTTCAAGAGCTTTCAGTTGAGATATACAAACGACCGTCGCTCGCAGAAGACCAAGTTCGAAGAACTCTCCATCGTGTGCAGTGATCTCAAGAAGGAAGTGCTGCGCATACAGGCGAAGATTGACAGTCAGATGACTCAGGTGTCCAATCAACTAGAGAGAAACTTGCAACAAAATCAGGAGATTTTAGAGCAACTGTTACTGAATCGACCTGTGGTGGAAACACAAGGGGACTGA
- the LOC135215506 gene encoding uncharacterized protein LOC135215506 isoform X3: protein MGGFRMLLGLTLLATGLAAEVRSKRSEGKKVITVDSPECEVSEKVLYCDYKGSKEELLYIGPLQNSQIQTVFLNDIKELYLDECVSVDISATRIKKISIEPSENFNCSNFALSVKYSSISEVPRVVSQLYIEGCNVDILKPRMPLSKLLVISSGVQQLEVAVPLAKGTVGIIHSSEIVHFKRYTTDSGSTLTIKDTKIDNLSPDAFEMRDGKIIVENSTLTGAACQIKGSFTMTPVVKATTTTIKSDIPGQSCEQRDNTYYYLFCVLLFLFVVSWVAFVAYLFHNKILMFFAVISTPDQPKEGPVENEHLPLVTLPLRNTERTESDNERYDTVAACQFKTNDKITTRIEMLSSQFDKDKERHAQDVKGYESSENRRKISENDADICKIKDCMRDHSNHMEKLDETERNFEDLICGIILGTWNGNRNELKSGIESETGLEKEGPVSEDPSDQGPLDKVYIKGLANDSGNSSDPKIGGTGLCAGRSTKSVISCETMRKELDEAVDQCLSQVDDRLSYLRCGQPDDSLSPKLKKSWKKKKDKKKVEEMFKHTQAKIKDDILNLQVSTFKILVRFQEHRIEKMKNNTKQFTI from the exons ATG GGGGGTTTCCGGATGCTCCTTGGATTGACGCTCCTTGCAACAGGGTTGGCAGCGGAAGTCAGGTCGAAACGGTCAGAGGGAAAGAAGGTCATAACGGTGGACTCCCCGGAATGTGAAGTCAGTGAGAAGGTGCTCTACTGCGACTACAAGGGCTCGAAGGAG GAACTACTCTACATCGGGCCTCTCCAAAACTCTCAAATTCAAACGGTGTTCTTGAACGACATAAAAGAGCTTTATCTCGACGAATGCGTTTCTGTCGACATATCGGCGACAAGAATCAAGAAAATATCAATAGAGCCATCCGAGAATTTCAACTGCTCGAATTTCGCTCTGTCAGTAAAATATTCAAGCATCAGTGAGGTCCCAAGAGTCGTCAGTCAACTGTACATTGAAGGTTGCAATGTTGACATACTGAAACCAAGGATGCCATTGTCTAAACTCCTCGTGATTTCTTCCGGAGTGCAACAACTAGAGGTAGCAGTGCCCTTGGCCAAAGGAACGGTGGGTATTATACACTCTTCTGAAATTGTCCATTTTAAACGTTACACGACGGATTCCGGGTCCACTCTTACAATCAAAGACACTAAAATCGACAACTTATCTCCTGACGCCTTTGAAATGAGAGACGGGAAAATAATCGTGGAAAATTCGACCTTAACCGGAGCTGCCTGTCAGATCAAAGGGTCGTTTACAATGACACCTGTTGTTAAAGCTACAACGACGACCATCAAGTCCGATATACCGGGTCAAAGTTGTGAGCAGAGAGATAACACATATTATTATCTGTTTTGCGTTCTTCTCTTTTTATTCGTGGTCTCATGGGTTGCATTTGTTGCGTATCTCTTTCATAATAAGATCCTGATGTTctttgcagtcatatcaaccCCAGACCAACCAAAGGAAGGACCAGTTGAAAATGAACATCTTCCTCTTGTAACGTTGCCCCTACGAAATACTGAAAGAACGGAAAGCGATAATGAAAGATACGACACAGTAGCTGCATGTCAATTCAAAACGAACGACAAAATTACAACTAGAATTGAAATGCTTAGCTCACAGTTTGATAAGGATAAAGAACGTCATGCACAAGATGTCAAAGGTTATGAAAGCTCCGAAAATCgccgaaaaatctccgaaaatgATGCAGATATTTGCAAAATTAAGGATTGCATGAGAGACCATTCCAATCACATGGAAAAACTTGATGAAACTGAGCGTAATTTTGAAGATTTGATCTGTGGTATCATTCTGGGAACGTGGAATGGAAACAGAAACGAATTAAAAAGTGGAATAGAAAGTGAAACTGGTTTAGAAAAGGAAGGTCCCGTTTCTGAGGACCCTAGTGATCAAGGTCCTTtagataaagtatatataaagggCCTTGCTAATGATAGTGGGAATTCGTCTGACCCTAAAATAGGGGGAACTGGGCTCTGTGCCGGGAGGTCGACAAAGAGTGTCATATCCTGCGAAACAATGAGAAAGGAATTGGATGAAGCAGTCGATCAGTGTCTCTCTCAAGTCGATGACAGACTTTCCTATCTACGATGCGGACAGCCAGATGATAGCTTGTCGCCCAAACTGAAGAAATcttggaagaaaaagaaagataaaaagaaagtagAAGAAATGTTCAAACATACTCAAGCTAAGATCAAAGATGACATTTTAAATCTCCAAGTATCTACTTTTAAAATTCTGGTAAGGTTTCAGGAACATCGCatcgaaaaaatgaaaaacaatacaaaGCAATTTACAATTTGA